The Catenulispora sp. GP43 genome has a window encoding:
- a CDS encoding serine hydrolase domain-containing protein, whose protein sequence is MASDLRDLLQSAVEDGSAPGAVALVARGDAVEVATAGTAELGGRTPMARDSIFRIASLTKPVTSALALLLIEQGRIGHDDPIATWLPELAHPKVMRTPDAPLDDVVPASRAITVADLLTSRAGWGFPDDFSWPAIGALFAQGSQRHGRDPQLVPAPGEWLKNLAEVPLVFQPGERWLYNTCSDILGTLLARATDTPLPQLMAEHVFEPLGMTDTGFAVPADRLDRFTSAYSPDEDGLTLVDPRDGQWSSLSAFPSGAGGLVSTVDDYHAFARTLLPGAGGLLSERSVREMTTDHLTAEQRAASRLFLEGQGWGSGGAVDIAPLEPWNVVGRYGWTGGTGTTAHVIPATGTVAILMTQVAMTGPTPVPLQRAFWTYAARR, encoded by the coding sequence ATGGCGAGCGACCTGCGAGACCTCCTCCAGTCCGCGGTCGAGGACGGCTCGGCCCCCGGCGCCGTCGCCCTCGTCGCACGGGGCGACGCCGTGGAGGTCGCGACCGCCGGCACCGCCGAACTCGGCGGCCGGACCCCGATGGCCCGCGACTCGATCTTCCGCATCGCCTCCCTCACCAAACCGGTCACCTCGGCCCTGGCCCTGCTGCTGATCGAGCAGGGACGCATCGGCCACGACGACCCCATCGCCACCTGGCTGCCGGAGTTGGCGCACCCGAAGGTGATGCGCACCCCCGACGCCCCGCTCGACGACGTGGTCCCGGCGTCTCGCGCGATCACGGTGGCGGACCTGCTGACATCGCGCGCCGGCTGGGGCTTCCCCGACGACTTCTCCTGGCCAGCCATCGGCGCCCTGTTCGCGCAGGGCTCCCAGCGCCACGGCCGCGACCCACAGCTGGTCCCGGCACCGGGCGAGTGGCTGAAGAACCTCGCCGAAGTCCCGCTGGTGTTCCAACCGGGCGAGCGCTGGCTGTACAACACGTGCAGCGACATCCTCGGCACCCTCCTGGCGCGCGCCACCGACACGCCCCTGCCGCAGCTGATGGCCGAGCACGTCTTCGAGCCGCTGGGCATGACGGACACCGGTTTCGCGGTCCCCGCCGACCGCCTCGACCGGTTCACATCCGCTTACAGCCCCGACGAAGACGGCCTGACGCTGGTCGACCCCCGGGACGGGCAATGGAGCAGCTTGTCTGCGTTCCCCTCGGGTGCCGGCGGCCTGGTGTCGACGGTCGACGACTACCACGCGTTCGCCCGCACGCTGCTGCCCGGCGCGGGCGGACTGCTGTCCGAGCGGTCGGTCCGGGAGATGACCACGGACCACCTCACCGCGGAGCAGCGCGCGGCCTCGCGCCTGTTCCTGGAGGGCCAGGGCTGGGGTTCGGGCGGTGCGGTGGACATCGCGCCGCTCGAGCCGTGGAACGTCGTCGGCCGCTACGGCTGGACCGGCGGCACCGGCACGACGGCCCACGTCATCCCGGCCACCGGCACCGTCGCGATCCTCATGACCCAGGTGGCCATGACGGGCCCGACGCCGGTCCCGCTGCAACGCGCCTTCTGGACGTACGCGGCGCGCCGGTAG
- a CDS encoding TIGR03084 family metal-binding protein — protein sequence MTVLDDLLEDLAAESGALDAVLAPLDAAGWRTPTPATGWTVAHQIAHLAWTDRVAALAARDPDGFTAMLTRALQEDGATFVDREAERGARLEPAELLAAWRSDRADLAAALSEVPAGGKLPWFGPPMGAATMATARLMETWAHGQDVFDALGVKREPTARLKNVAHLGVRTRDFAFVQRGLPVPDSEFRIELTAPDGSLWTWGPETADERVSGPALDFCLLVAQRRHRDDLAVAAVGSQADQWLDIAQVFAGPSGPGRSKGQFA from the coding sequence ATGACAGTGCTCGACGATCTGCTCGAAGACCTGGCCGCCGAGAGCGGCGCGCTGGACGCCGTACTGGCCCCGCTCGACGCGGCCGGATGGCGGACCCCGACCCCGGCCACCGGCTGGACGGTCGCGCACCAGATCGCCCACCTGGCCTGGACCGACCGCGTCGCGGCGCTGGCCGCCCGCGATCCGGACGGGTTCACCGCGATGCTGACCCGTGCGTTGCAAGAGGACGGGGCCACGTTCGTCGATCGGGAAGCCGAACGCGGCGCACGGTTGGAACCGGCCGAGTTGCTGGCCGCCTGGCGCTCCGACCGGGCCGACCTGGCCGCGGCGCTCAGCGAGGTCCCGGCCGGCGGCAAGCTGCCCTGGTTCGGCCCGCCGATGGGCGCCGCGACCATGGCCACCGCCCGCCTCATGGAGACCTGGGCCCATGGGCAGGACGTCTTCGACGCGCTCGGGGTGAAGCGTGAGCCGACCGCCCGGTTGAAGAACGTCGCGCACCTCGGCGTGCGGACCCGCGACTTCGCGTTCGTCCAACGCGGGCTGCCGGTCCCGGACAGCGAGTTCCGCATCGAGCTCACCGCCCCCGACGGCAGCCTGTGGACCTGGGGTCCGGAGACGGCGGACGAGCGCGTGAGCGGCCCGGCGCTGGACTTCTGCCTGCTGGTCGCGCAGCGCCGGCATCGCGACGACCTCGCCGTGGCGGCCGTCGGCAGCCAGGCGGACCAGTGGCTGGACATCGCGCAGGTGTTCGCCGGGCCGAGCGGGCCCGGCCGGAGCAAAGGACAGTTCGCATGA
- a CDS encoding acyclic terpene utilization AtuA family protein codes for MTAGSGTTPSLSQNPDILRIGNASGFYGDRFSAVREMLEGGELDVLTGDYLAELTMLILGRDRMKHPDLGYAKTFLRQMEDALGLALERGVKIVANAGGLNPAGLAAKLREVAQKLGLDAAIAHVEGDDLLPRASELGFAGALTANAYLGGFGIAACLRAGADVVVTGRVTDASLVLGPAVVHFGWQHSDHDRLAGAVAAGHVIECGAQATGGNYAFFTEIADLRRPGFPIAEIHADGSSVITKHPGTGGAVSVGTVTAQLLYEITGHRYANPDVTTRLDSVTLAQDGPDRVRISGVVGEAPPPRLKVALNKLGGFRNEVEFVLTGLSIEAKADLAKEQLLAGLTSTPESLEWTLVRSDQPDADTEETASALLRCVVRDQNADTIGRAFTGAAVELALSGYPGFHVTAPPGAASPYGVYTAAYVDASEVTHVAVLPDGERVTVPHPVLTLELEPSPDSLLPEQIPAEETHLAPLGLVFGARSGDKGGDANVGVWARGDEAWRWLAHNLTVERFKVLLPETAELAVTRHVFPNLRAVNFVVEGVLGAGVASQARFDPQAKGLGEWLRARNVDLPASLLKGSEQ; via the coding sequence ATGACCGCCGGCAGCGGCACCACCCCCAGCCTGTCGCAGAACCCGGACATCCTCCGGATCGGCAACGCCTCCGGCTTCTACGGCGACCGCTTCAGCGCGGTCCGCGAAATGCTCGAAGGCGGCGAGCTCGACGTCTTGACCGGCGACTACCTCGCCGAGCTGACCATGCTCATCCTGGGCCGCGACCGGATGAAGCACCCTGATCTCGGCTACGCCAAGACCTTCCTGCGCCAGATGGAGGACGCGCTCGGGCTGGCGCTGGAGCGCGGCGTCAAGATCGTCGCGAACGCCGGCGGGCTGAACCCGGCGGGGCTGGCCGCCAAGCTGCGCGAGGTCGCGCAGAAGCTGGGTCTGGACGCCGCGATTGCGCACGTCGAGGGCGACGACCTGCTGCCGCGCGCCTCAGAGCTCGGATTCGCCGGGGCGCTGACGGCCAACGCCTACCTCGGCGGCTTCGGCATCGCCGCGTGTCTGCGCGCCGGGGCCGACGTCGTGGTCACCGGACGCGTCACCGACGCCTCGCTGGTCCTCGGACCGGCCGTGGTGCACTTCGGCTGGCAGCACTCCGACCACGACCGCCTGGCCGGCGCCGTCGCCGCCGGGCACGTCATCGAGTGCGGCGCGCAGGCCACCGGCGGCAACTACGCCTTCTTCACCGAGATCGCCGACCTGCGCCGGCCCGGCTTCCCGATCGCCGAGATCCACGCCGACGGCTCCAGCGTCATCACCAAGCACCCCGGGACCGGCGGCGCGGTCAGCGTCGGGACGGTCACCGCGCAGCTGCTGTACGAGATCACCGGCCACCGGTATGCGAACCCTGACGTCACCACGCGTCTGGACAGCGTGACCCTGGCCCAGGACGGCCCCGACCGGGTCCGCATCAGCGGCGTCGTCGGCGAGGCCCCGCCGCCGCGGTTGAAGGTGGCGCTGAACAAGCTCGGCGGCTTCCGCAACGAGGTCGAGTTCGTCCTGACCGGCCTGTCGATCGAGGCCAAGGCGGACCTGGCCAAGGAACAGCTGCTGGCCGGGCTGACGAGCACGCCGGAGTCGCTGGAGTGGACCCTGGTCCGTTCCGACCAGCCCGACGCCGACACCGAGGAGACGGCCAGCGCCCTGCTGCGCTGCGTCGTCCGGGACCAGAACGCCGACACCATCGGCCGCGCGTTCACCGGCGCCGCCGTGGAGCTGGCGCTGTCCGGGTATCCCGGCTTCCACGTGACGGCCCCGCCCGGCGCGGCCTCGCCGTACGGCGTCTACACCGCCGCCTACGTTGACGCCTCCGAGGTCACTCACGTCGCGGTGCTGCCGGACGGGGAGCGGGTCACCGTTCCTCACCCGGTACTCACACTGGAGCTAGAACCAAGCCCGGATTCCCTTCTCCCAGAACAAATCCCCGCGGAGGAGACCCATCTGGCCCCGCTCGGACTGGTCTTCGGCGCGCGCAGTGGCGACAAGGGGGGCGACGCGAACGTCGGGGTCTGGGCCCGCGGTGACGAGGCCTGGCGCTGGCTCGCGCACAACCTCACGGTCGAGCGTTTCAAGGTCCTGCTGCCCGAGACCGCCGAGCTGGCCGTTACCCGCCACGTCTTCCCGAACCTGCGCGCGGTGAACTTCGTCGTCGAGGGCGTCCTGGGCGCCGGCGTCGCCTCCCAGGCCCGCTTCGACCCGCAGGCCAAGGGCCTGGGCGAGTGGCTGCGGGCCCGCAACGTCGATCTCCCCGCGTCCCTGCTGAAAGGAAGCGAGCAGTGA
- a CDS encoding acyl-CoA dehydrogenase family protein — protein MNRLSGPAWSTEERKALRATVRRFTEQEVLPNLDGWERAGELPRELSKKAGALGLLGVAHPVEAGGGGGDLIDAITVNEEMHYAGGSGGLFASLFTCGISTPHLVAANDVKHIERWVKPTLAGEMIGALAVTEPGGGSDVARIQTTARRDGDHFVVNGAKTFITSGVRADYVVAAVRTGDPGAGGISLLVIEKGTPGFTVSRKLEKLGWLCSDTAELAFQDARVPVENLVGAENSGFFQLAEHFLSERVALAAQAYSHAQRCLDLAVDWTRNRETFGKPLIDRQLVQNTLTEMARKIDVARTYTHALIDRSLAGETNLIAEVCFAKNTAVETAEWVATQALQLFGGLGYMRESEVERHYRDVRILGIGGGATEVMNGLAARVLGFRS, from the coding sequence GTGAACCGCCTGTCCGGTCCGGCGTGGTCGACCGAGGAACGCAAAGCCCTGAGGGCCACGGTGCGCAGGTTCACCGAGCAGGAAGTCCTGCCGAACCTGGACGGGTGGGAGCGTGCCGGTGAGCTGCCGCGCGAGCTGTCGAAGAAGGCCGGTGCGCTGGGCCTGCTCGGCGTCGCACATCCGGTCGAGGCCGGTGGCGGAGGCGGCGACCTGATCGACGCCATCACCGTCAACGAGGAGATGCACTACGCCGGCGGATCGGGCGGCTTGTTCGCATCCTTGTTCACCTGCGGCATATCCACGCCGCACCTGGTGGCCGCCAACGACGTGAAGCACATCGAGCGCTGGGTCAAGCCGACCCTGGCCGGGGAGATGATCGGGGCGCTGGCCGTCACCGAACCCGGCGGCGGCAGCGACGTGGCCCGCATCCAGACCACGGCCCGCCGCGACGGCGATCACTTCGTGGTGAACGGGGCCAAGACCTTCATCACCTCCGGCGTGCGGGCCGACTACGTGGTCGCCGCGGTGCGCACCGGCGATCCGGGGGCCGGCGGGATCTCGCTGCTGGTCATCGAGAAGGGCACGCCGGGATTCACCGTCAGCCGCAAGCTGGAGAAGCTGGGATGGCTGTGCTCCGACACCGCCGAACTGGCGTTCCAGGACGCGCGAGTCCCGGTCGAGAACCTGGTCGGCGCCGAGAACAGCGGCTTCTTCCAGCTCGCCGAGCACTTCCTGTCCGAGCGCGTCGCCCTGGCCGCGCAGGCCTACTCCCACGCTCAGCGCTGCCTGGACCTGGCCGTCGACTGGACGCGGAACCGGGAGACGTTCGGCAAGCCGTTGATCGACCGACAGCTCGTCCAGAACACGCTGACCGAGATGGCGCGAAAGATCGACGTGGCGCGCACCTACACCCACGCCCTGATCGATCGGTCCCTTGCCGGAGAAACCAACCTGATCGCAGAAGTCTGCTTTGCCAAGAACACGGCCGTGGAGACCGCCGAGTGGGTGGCGACGCAGGCGCTCCAACTGTTCGGAGGCCTGGGCTACATGCGCGAATCAGAGGTCGAACGCCACTACCGCGACGTCCGCATCCTGGGCATCGGCGGCGGCGCGACCGAGGTGATGAACGGCCTGGCGGCCCGCGTGCTGGGCTTCCGCTCGTGA
- a CDS encoding acyl-CoA carboxylase subunit beta, whose amino-acid sequence MTALRTALDAAGPEHLANTEAMRAKLAEIETEHAKALIGGGEKYVARHHDRGKLLARERIELLLDPDSPFLELCPLAGWGSEFTVGAALVTGIGVVEGVECLIVANDPTVRGGATNPWTLRKSFRAHEVAEQNRLPVIALVESGGADLPTQKEVFIPGGRTFRDITRASAAGIPTIAIVFGNSTAGGAYIPGMSDHVVMIKERSKVFLGGPPLVKMATGEESDDESLGGAEMHARTSGLADYLAADEHDAIRIGRRIVSRLNWRKQGPEPRGAVLPPLFAEEDLLGIVPPDLKTPFDPREVIARVVDGSDFDEFKPLYGSSLATGWAEIHGYPVGILANTRGVLFSEEAQKATQFIQLANRYDTPLLFLHNTTGYMVGKEYEQKGIIKHGAQMINAVSNSTVPHISILMGASYGAGHYGMCGRAYDPRFLFAWPSAKSAVMGPAQLAGVISLVMRGSAAAKGQPFDEAADAQMRELVEAQIEAESLPLFLSGRVYDDGVIDPRDTRTIVGFCLSVIANAPVQGTDKFGVFRL is encoded by the coding sequence GTGACCGCGCTTCGCACGGCGCTGGACGCCGCCGGCCCGGAGCACCTGGCCAACACCGAGGCGATGCGCGCCAAGCTCGCCGAGATCGAGACCGAGCATGCCAAAGCCCTGATCGGCGGCGGCGAGAAGTACGTCGCGCGCCACCACGACCGCGGCAAGCTGCTCGCCCGCGAGCGTATCGAGCTGCTGCTCGACCCCGACTCCCCGTTCCTGGAGTTGTGCCCGCTGGCCGGCTGGGGCAGCGAGTTCACCGTCGGCGCGGCGCTGGTCACCGGCATCGGCGTGGTGGAAGGCGTGGAGTGCCTGATCGTCGCCAACGACCCGACCGTGCGCGGCGGGGCGACGAACCCCTGGACGCTGCGCAAGTCCTTCCGGGCGCACGAGGTCGCCGAGCAGAACCGGCTGCCGGTGATCGCGCTGGTCGAGTCCGGCGGCGCCGACCTGCCGACCCAGAAAGAGGTCTTCATCCCCGGCGGGCGCACCTTCCGCGACATCACCCGGGCCTCGGCGGCCGGCATCCCGACCATCGCCATCGTGTTCGGCAACTCCACCGCCGGCGGCGCGTACATCCCCGGCATGTCCGACCACGTGGTGATGATCAAGGAGCGGTCCAAGGTCTTCCTCGGCGGTCCGCCGCTGGTGAAGATGGCCACCGGCGAGGAGTCCGACGACGAGTCGCTCGGCGGCGCCGAGATGCACGCCCGCACCTCCGGCCTGGCCGACTACCTCGCCGCCGACGAGCACGACGCGATCCGCATCGGGCGCCGCATCGTCAGCAGGCTGAACTGGCGCAAGCAGGGCCCCGAGCCGCGCGGTGCGGTGCTCCCGCCGCTGTTCGCCGAGGAGGACCTGCTCGGGATCGTGCCGCCGGACCTGAAGACCCCGTTCGACCCGCGCGAGGTCATCGCCCGCGTCGTCGACGGCTCGGACTTCGACGAGTTCAAGCCCCTGTACGGCTCCTCGCTGGCCACCGGCTGGGCCGAGATCCACGGCTACCCGGTCGGCATCCTGGCCAACACGCGCGGCGTGCTGTTCAGCGAGGAGGCCCAGAAGGCCACGCAGTTCATCCAGCTGGCCAACCGCTACGACACCCCGCTGCTGTTCCTGCACAACACGACCGGCTACATGGTCGGCAAGGAGTACGAACAGAAGGGGATCATCAAGCACGGCGCGCAGATGATCAACGCGGTCTCGAACTCCACCGTCCCGCACATCTCGATCCTGATGGGCGCCTCCTACGGCGCCGGGCACTACGGCATGTGCGGCCGGGCCTACGACCCGCGCTTCCTGTTCGCCTGGCCCAGCGCGAAGTCCGCGGTCATGGGGCCGGCGCAGCTGGCCGGCGTGATCTCGCTGGTGATGCGCGGCTCGGCGGCGGCCAAGGGCCAGCCGTTCGACGAGGCCGCGGACGCCCAGATGCGCGAACTCGTCGAGGCGCAGATCGAGGCCGAGTCGCTGCCGCTGTTCCTGTCCGGGCGGGTCTACGACGACGGCGTCATCGACCCGCGTGACACCCGCACCATCGTCGGGTTCTGTCTGTCCGTCATCGCCAACGCCCCGGTGCAAGGCACCGACAAGTTCGGCGTGTTCCGTCTTTAG